The Chrysoperla carnea chromosome X, inChrCarn1.1, whole genome shotgun sequence genome includes a region encoding these proteins:
- the LOC123302214 gene encoding lipoamide acyltransferase component of branched-chain alpha-keto acid dehydrogenase complex, mitochondrial has protein sequence MALITIGKSIFTRSNQFFIKSNLLKNKFFQTSCSNNAIVPFKLSDIGEGIREVQIKEWFIKEGDKISQFDNICEVQSDKASVTITSRYDGVVQKICHGIDDMVLVGDTLIQIDTDNESTQQVTSSSVNDQQVASELPQSLSSQSTTTFSTPSSSTIEQEILAIPNVRKLAKNMKVDLTAIKGSGKDGRILKEDILSTSKMVDNLLKEDPNQTITIKGYRKAMFKTMTESMKIPHFVYSDEIKLTNLVKLRQQIKTELLNDKNKLQTIDKNVIKQLTYMPFMLKAISLSLLEYPILNSSIIDGEKILLKSDHNIGVAMDTKEGLVVPNIKSVQTKSILKVAQELIRLQECGAKTSFSTRDLSDGTFALSNIGVVGGTYAKPCILPPNVAIGAIGQIQKLPRFNENNEVIGEHIMQVSWAADHRIIDGVTMAKFSNLFKYYLEQPNILLLNI, from the exons ATGGCACTGATTACAATCGGCAAATCAATATTTACTagatcaaatcaattttttataaaatct aatttattaaaaaacaaattttttcaaacaagttGTTCAAATAATGCGATTGTACCGTTTAAACTAAGTGATATCGGTGAAGGTATCCGTGAAGTACAAATCAAAGAATG GTTCATTAAAGAAGGTGATAAAATATcacaatttgataatatttgtgAAGTACAAAGTGATAAAGCCTCAGTTACAATAACAAGTCGTTATGATGGGGTTGTCCAAAAGATATGTCATGGAATTGACGATATGGTTTTGGTTGGTGATACGTTAATTCAGATTGATACTGATAATGAAAGTACGCAACAAGTTACATCATCTTCAGTGAATGATCAACAAGTTGCATCAGAATTACCACAATCGTTATCTAGTCAATCAACAACAACTTTCTCTACGCCATCTTCGTCGACTATAGAACAGGAAATATTGGCGATACCTAATGTTCGAAAATTAgctaaaaatatgaaa gtTGATCTAACTGCGATTAAAGGGAGTGGAAAAGATGGCCGAATAttaaaagaagatattttatcAACCTCAAAAATGGTGgacaatttattaaaagaagatCCAAATCAGACAATAACAATAAAGGGATATCGAAAAGCAATGTTTAAAACAATGACTGAATCCATG AAAATACCACATTTTGTATACagtgatgaaataaaattaacaaatttagtaaaattacgTCAACAAATCAAAACTGAATTACTAAACGATAAAAATAAGCTTCAAACAATCgataaaaatgtgataaaacAGCTAACATACATGCCTTTTATGCTCAAAGCAATTTCGTTATCGTTACTTGAATATCCAATACTCAATTCATCGATAATCGATGGCGAGAAGATCTTATTAAAATCTGACCACAATATTGGGGTTGCAATGGACACGAAAGAAGGTTTAGTTGTACCAAATATAAAATCAgttcaaacaaaatcaattctgaaagttGCTCAAGAATTGATACGGTTGCAAGAATGTGGAGCGAAGACATCGTTTAGTACGCGTGATTTATCGGATGGGACGTTTGCGTTGTCAAATATAGGGGTCGTTGGTGGTACTTACGCAAAACCATGTATTTTGCCACCGAATGTTGCGATTGGAGCTATTGGACAAATACAG aaattacctcgatttaatgaaaataatgaagtaATTGGTGAACATATAATGCAAGTGAGTTGGGCTGCGGATCACAGAATAATTGATGGTGTAACAATGGCGAAATTCtcaaatctatttaaatattatttagaacaaccaaatattttattattaaatatataa